One Spirochaeta africana DSM 8902 genomic window carries:
- a CDS encoding metal-dependent transcriptional regulator — protein sequence MHQSHELSESQEMYLKTIFLLLQRYQAARVKDIADELEVNKPSVTAALRNLAGLELVNYKPYGTVSLTDRGVTTAREIIAKYRTLKDFFTKVLGVEETEAESEACHMEHRISGKVFDRLMAFVEYYETCPHEKVRWNSRLERFCAQSDQDCQRCSTATPVVPLQFPAGAPDTPKS from the coding sequence ATGCATCAGTCACATGAACTGTCCGAAAGCCAGGAGATGTACCTCAAGACCATTTTTTTGCTGCTGCAGCGCTATCAGGCTGCCCGGGTCAAGGATATCGCCGATGAGCTTGAGGTGAACAAGCCGTCGGTAACCGCCGCGCTGCGCAATCTGGCCGGGCTGGAGCTGGTGAACTACAAGCCGTACGGAACCGTTTCGCTTACCGATCGCGGGGTAACCACTGCCAGAGAGATCATTGCCAAGTATCGCACCCTCAAGGATTTCTTTACCAAGGTCCTGGGGGTGGAGGAAACCGAGGCCGAGTCCGAGGCCTGCCATATGGAACACCGGATTTCCGGCAAGGTGTTTGACCGGCTGATGGCCTTTGTGGAGTATTACGAAACCTGCCCGCACGAGAAGGTGCGCTGGAATTCCCGGCTGGAACGGTTTTGTGCCCAGTCTGATCAGGACTGTCAGCGGTGCAGCACGGCGACACCGGTTGTCCCGCTGCAGTTTCCCGCCGGGGCACCTGATACACCGAAAAGTTAA
- a CDS encoding hybrid sensor histidine kinase/response regulator: MMRILLVEDSRMFSRLVERTLTARLEVQIDTAASLVETRELVARQSYDVALLDLVLPDAHDGEVVDYVVGEGIPVIAFTGRFDESHREQILAKNVVDYVIKNSLNSAYQLADIVERLQRNDGIRILVVDDSATMRANICKILHAYRFQTIDASNGRVAAELLDEHPDINLVIADYNMPQMDGYELLEKIRQKRSRADLPFIGVSGSDNPLLSARFLKLGANDFLAKPFSREELYSRVLNCIEMLEYVEQLRQLDKQKNSFLGMAAHDLRNPINSISGFSGLLLDMSAERMNSQEQEFLELIHQSADEMLSIVNDLLDINAIQTGKLEIKRSRGSLGAAVAGRVRLFDSMAQQKQITLHYRQELDDEILFDRMRVCQVLDNLISNAIKYSPPGSEIRMVLVGDESEARISISDQGPGISAEEQEKLFRPFSRGAARPTGGEASTGLGLAISKRIIEAHSGSILLESEPGQGSTFTVVLPVN, encoded by the coding sequence ATGATGCGAATTCTGCTGGTCGAAGACAGCCGGATGTTCTCCCGCCTGGTGGAGCGGACCCTGACAGCACGGCTGGAGGTGCAGATTGATACTGCCGCTTCCCTGGTGGAGACCCGCGAGCTGGTCGCCCGCCAGAGCTACGATGTGGCCTTGCTGGACCTGGTGCTGCCGGATGCCCACGACGGAGAGGTAGTGGACTACGTAGTCGGCGAGGGGATACCAGTCATCGCCTTTACCGGGCGCTTTGACGAGAGCCATCGCGAGCAGATCCTGGCAAAGAATGTGGTGGACTACGTCATTAAAAACAGCCTGAACAGTGCCTATCAGCTGGCCGATATTGTGGAACGGCTGCAGCGCAACGATGGCATCCGGATACTGGTGGTGGATGACTCGGCAACCATGCGGGCCAACATCTGCAAGATTCTGCACGCCTATCGCTTCCAGACCATCGATGCCAGCAACGGGAGGGTTGCTGCCGAGCTGCTGGATGAGCACCCCGACATCAATCTGGTGATTGCGGACTATAACATGCCGCAGATGGACGGGTATGAGCTGCTGGAGAAGATCCGGCAGAAACGCAGTCGCGCAGATCTGCCGTTTATCGGGGTGTCCGGCAGCGATAATCCGCTGCTGTCGGCTCGCTTCCTGAAGCTGGGGGCCAACGACTTCCTGGCCAAGCCTTTCAGCAGGGAGGAACTCTACAGCCGGGTGCTGAACTGTATCGAGATGCTGGAGTATGTCGAACAGCTGCGACAGCTGGATAAGCAGAAGAACAGCTTTCTGGGCATGGCGGCGCACGATCTGCGCAACCCGATCAACAGTATCAGTGGATTTTCCGGGCTGTTGTTGGACATGAGCGCCGAACGGATGAACTCACAGGAGCAGGAGTTTCTGGAGTTGATTCACCAGTCGGCCGACGAGATGCTGTCGATCGTGAATGATCTGCTGGATATCAACGCCATCCAGACCGGCAAGCTGGAGATCAAGCGCAGCCGGGGCAGCCTGGGCGCCGCAGTCGCCGGCCGGGTGCGGCTGTTTGACAGCATGGCCCAGCAGAAACAGATTACCCTGCATTACCGCCAGGAGCTTGATGACGAGATTCTGTTCGACCGCATGCGCGTCTGTCAGGTGCTGGACAACCTTATCAGCAATGCGATCAAGTACTCGCCGCCCGGCAGCGAGATCAGGATGGTGCTCGTCGGCGACGAGTCCGAGGCTCGTATCAGCATTTCCGATCAGGGACCCGGGATCAGCGCCGAGGAACAGGAGAAGCTCTTCAGGCCCTTCAGCCGCGGGGCAGCGCGGCCTACCGGCGGGGAGGCGTCTACCGGGCTGGGGCTGGCGATATCCAAGCGGATTATCGAGGCCCATAGCGGGAGCATCCTTCTGGAGAGTGAACCCGGCCAGGGATCAACCTTTACCGTCGTACTGCCGGTGAATTGA